A part of Pseudoliparis swirei isolate HS2019 ecotype Mariana Trench chromosome 8, NWPU_hadal_v1, whole genome shotgun sequence genomic DNA contains:
- the LOC130198434 gene encoding serotransferrin-like, producing MGDRLGIPGAADQADAVTLDGGDIYIAGLNNNGLQPIIAEDYDTSASDTCYYGVAVVKKGTTFGLRDLQGKKSCHTGLNKSAGWNIPIGTLVSMDLIQWEGIEDEAVVKAVGNYFGQLCPGATRQQSVPTLQGDCSKSHTEPHYDYSGAFHVSHCFCTLSESEKANYELLCKDNTRAPIDDYEKCHLARAPAHAVVSRKDQQLAGLIWNSLTSVQGFDLFSSEAYAPGKNLMFKDSTKKLVQLPPNTDSFLYLGAGYTSIIRSLKKEPTGTQSTAIKWCAVGHAETVKCDTWNGNSGDADPQVECETAPTVEECLKKIMRKEADAMAVDGGQVYTAGKCGLVPAMVEQYDADQCGVPGAKASSYYAVAVVKKSSGLTWKTLKGKRSCHTGVGRTAGWNVPMGQIHKETNDCDFTKFFISGCAPGSDPTSPFCSQCVGSRKIKDDSKCKASADEDYYGSTGALR from the exons atgggagaccgcctgggaataccaggtgct gcTGATCAGGCAGACGCCGTCACTTTGGACGGAGGGGACATCTACATTGCTGGACTGAACAACAATGGCCTGCAGCCCATTATTGCTGAGGACTACGACACCT CGGCGTCGGACACCTGTTACTACGGTGTTGCTGTGGTGAAGAAGGGCACTACATTTGGCCTGAGAGACCTCCAGGGGAAGAAATCCTGCCACACTGGGTTGAATAAATCTGCAGGCTGGAACATCCCCATCGGAACCCTGGTGTCCATGGATTTGATTCAGTGGGAAGGCATTGAAGATGAAGCTGTTGTCAAGG CTGTGGGCAACTACTTCGGCCAGCTGTGTCCCGGGGCCACAAGGCAGCAATCTGTGCCAACTCTGCAGGGAGACTGCTCCAAGTCTCACACTGAGCCGCACTACGACTACAGCGGAGCCTTCCA TGTGTCTCATtgtttttgcacactttcagaGTCGGAGAAGGCCAACTACGAGCTGCTGTGCAAAGATAACACCAGGGCGCCAATAGACGACTATGAAAAATGCCACCTGGCCAGAGCACCAGCCCACGCTGTTGTCAGCCGCAAGGACCAACAGCTGGCTGGATTAATCTGGAACAGCCTGACTTCAGTACAG GGCTTTGAcctcttctcctctgaagcCTATGCACCTGGCAAAAACCTGATGTTCAAAGACTCCACCAAGAAGCTGGTGCAGCTGCCCCCAAACACCGACTCCTTCCTGTATTTGGGTGCTGGATATACCAGCATCATCCGTTCCCTTAAGAAAG AGCCAACAGGCACTCAATCCACTGCCATTAAATGGTGTGCCGTGGGCCACGCTGAGACGGTCAAGTGTGACACGTGGAACGGCAACAGTGGTGACGCCGACCCCCAAGTTGAATGCGAGACTGCCCCTACTGTTGAAGAGTGCCTGAAAAAGATTATG CGTAAAGAGGCCGACGCAATGGCAGTGGATGGAGGACAGGTGTACACCGCTGGGAAGTGTGGTCTTGTTCCTGCTATGGTGGAGCAGTACGACGCAG ATCAGTGCGGCGTCCCTGGAG CCAAGGCCTCCTCTTACTACGCTGTCGCCGTGGTAAAGAAGAGTTCAGGGTTGACCTGGAAAACCCTGAAGGGCAAGAGGTCTTGCCACACTGGCGTCGGCAGAACTGCTGGCTGGAACGTCCCCATGGGTCAAATACACAAAGAGACTAACGACTGTGACTTCA ccaAGTTCTTCATCAGCGGCTGTGCCCCCGGCTCAGACCCCACCTCTCCGTTCTGTTCTCAGTGTGTCGGCAGCCGCAAGATTAAGGATGATTCCAAGTGCAAAGCCAGCGCTGACGAGGATTACTACGGCTCCACCGGCGCCTTAAGGTAG